ATCTTCTaaccaagaaaaaacaaaatttaactttAACTTACCACCGCCGTCCTCTGACAACCCCGGCAGGCTAGGGACGCGTCTAACGGCGGATAGCTCCACACATACCCGTCCCCCTAAGGGAAAGCCACTTCCGGGccccacaaacaaaccaaagaCCCCCCTTTAtttaacaagttatttacccttacacttttctagaggcacaatacagggggaaactagcatgtcacactgcacgatatagCTTATAACAGGACAACaccaacgtttatcaggtcacaaaggcacacacgaggtcttcacaggagcagcacccaactccgtctccggCTTGTTCcacgctcctccgctcacagccagctgcgtcatgtttgcccaggtcccttcatgttaacacatgcccaggtcatccttttcatgttaacacatgtttagcacagagacaaagacccactggcgtagcaatacatagTAGATTTTAATGTCTagtatataagacaaaaaatgaCAAACTTTCTAAATGACATGGGATAACAAGGATAAGAATTAGGGTACCATGAGGCTATAATGTACAACCTCGGATATCATGGGGACGAACTACAGCAGCCCAGGAACAAACAACTGGGTAAGCATGACAGTATAAGATAttgggtaattattatgatttttttaggtttaggttaggttaggttagtttggttaggttaaggtttagttaggtttggtttgattaGATCATACAGAAAATATgacatgaaaaaagaataaataaaaaaataaaacaaaataaaggtgAAGTTGctccttaaaatataaaatacaggtcgagacgttttttttttcttttctttttcttttgtaatgcCGTTTTGGATCATCATAGTTTGAATCGCGCGGTAATTTTACCAACACGGAACTGCATTCATAAATTTATTTGCGCACCAATTTCCGTCTTCATTCCACTATATAAACTGTATAGTATTGTTAGAAAAATGTGAACAAATAGTTTATTgtgcaaaggaaaaggaataaccaTTATATTTTCGTTCGTGCTTGAATTGTTCTGGAGGTTTGGCGTGGGCAACCGGTCAGcccttcgctccttcccttcCGGCCTTTGTGTGGTGTGGCTGCGTGCCGCTAGCCGCTCCCTAGTGGCAATGTATCCAGAGTAAACTTGTccaagagaagtgagagggaatcCGTCAGGATGCCTGGAGACCACCATGACAGCTTCTTTCATCCCCGAATGTTTCAATGAGACGAGATGTTCTTTCCCTcctatttttaatgtataatcagaatttaaaatgatgatgtaaGATACCATGActtgcttttctttatttcccaagggaaaatttACTTAATTTTACTTAACGCTAGTTACTGTAGGTGAGGATAAGGCACGGAGGCCTTCCTCATTTTATCAGCTattagatattttcattattattatcattattctgttgtgTTTATCAGTTTACCTTTATAATAACTTGTACAAATATTGAGTTTCTTTTCTCCTATACCACATCACTAGGAAATTATTAGTATAAGCTGTACATTTGGCCCCAAACATTTGACCTGGGAGAATTTTCCAGATGGTGGTGGCTTCAATTATTGAATTCAATTTAGTTATTAGAAATAACAGACAACTAGAAAACACATATTAGCGGTCGGAATTTCAATTTGAATTTctgaacagttaaaaaaaaaaattatacaacattGTGTATACCTACACAAGACAGTacacgtgcctgtgtgtgtgtgtgtgtgtgtgtgtgtgtgtgtgtgtgtgtgtgtgtgtgtgtgtgtgtggtgtgtgtgtgtgtgtgtgtgtgtgtgtgtgtgtttgtgtgtgatgttaacAGTTTCTGGATGGTCACttgggtaaaataatataacaataacgttaTAATGCAATCGATCATTAAGAATTCTCACACAAGGACGTGTCTACTTCCTGTTTTTGATCGGTAAGAATAATCTCATGTCCGAATTTCACACGAGAACgtgcccatatttttttttttttttaattaatgaaacAACAACATACTTACGGTTCAATCCATTGGCAATGATTTCATGCCCAAGTCTCACACGAGgatatgtccattttttttttattacttttttgtgtataaatgtacaaaatAGTATGCCTGCATATGTGATGTTAATAATCTATTGCAGTTCACCTATGTAAATTAATAGAACAACGTCAAAGTGCAATCAATTAGCAATAATTATAcaatgttgtttttatattaggacatgtccttttttttaaggaCATGTCCATTCTTTAAAAGACATGTCCACTTTTTaaggacatgtccattttttaaagacATGTCCAATTTTTTTAGAACATGTCCATATTTTAAAGAACATGTCTCTTTTCTAgagatgtcattttttaaaggAATGCCATTTTTGAAAGAATATTGCcattttaaaaggatatattcatttttaaatgtaatgtTCATTTTTTACAGGATATGTTAGAATGTAGAATTTGATCGCAGAGCGCATCTTTAAcggcaatgaaataaaaaaatgttcatcAATACGGTTGTAGTAGATTATTCCAGTCTAATTCCATGACACCGCATGGTTATAATCATAACCACATAGCTCTTGGCCAGAACTAAAACTAATCTTTATTGGTACACAAGGTCTTATAAATGATATAggttttaagttaggttaggtttaggataagtTAGGTTGGTTAGTTTAGGTTCTTTATTTGGAGTATCCTGACTCGACTATCTAGATCCTGATATGAAATCTAAAATTGAAaagttgtataattttattaaataaggataagtccgatatgcgaagcttagccttgcccggggtatgtcatgaggggagcccggcctgtgtcgactaatgccgacccgctcacgtgtgtcaggtggtgttgactcggctgaacctagtccttggccgctgtggtgcccagccacagcagtaacctccgggcgacaattgcaatttctcgcgcttgggcggggcgcgaactgcTGACCCCTCGgataccactgtactaacccggaggctaGTTTATTAAAAAGTGGAGGGGAGAATTATGTTGCAGACTGAAGACTAGGTTGAGACTTATTACTTGCCATCAGAGAAAACTGGTAAAACTAGTGtacgaaagaaaaccaaaattcccGGGGTGACTTTACAAACCGAAAAATACTTagacattttttgttgttgttagtatatagTGCGGTCAGGacttgcttgtctttttttttttttttttgacttttttgtcaATATCTGTGATGTTATTTAGAGTATTTCTTTAAAACGAAATTCCTTTGTTTccactttttaattttgtttgtagcCAACAAAAAAGTACATCGAATTATGTCGGTAAGGAGAGGTAGTTGGGCTTACCTTTCCAGAGATTTCCGgtgaggtttttattttatacaaggtTGTAAAACCAATATCTTTAagacttaaaaatataaaagattatatcagTTTATAGAAGTCCTGAATACAATATGTATCTTTGTAAAATCTGCATAGGACTTCTGCGTTCTGGGTGAGGAGGGCCATATGTTCCCCAGTTCCTCTACTACCTTCTACATGAACAGTCATATCGGATTATCCTCTTGATGTCTTCCTTCCTTGGTACATTCTCAGTTTTTATTTTGTAGTGGTTTGTGGGCAGCtgctctgccactcacccttgCTACAGGAGCTGACGAATATTCCTCAGTCGCAAATTATAGGGCATGAATATGGGCATGAGGGGAAAGCCCGGCAAAATTAACCTCCAAGTTCTGCAGGAGTTAAGAGACACCAGGATCCGTCTTCGACTGCTTTATTTTCTGTTCTACGGTGCACAGAATGAATCACGGCCGAgttcaatataattaaaacacagggTTTACAACACAGTGAACATATAAAAGCGCCAAAATCATAGTGTAcagcccacactcacaccctttcacgACCGAGGTTACCCGCCAACTGTCTGCCGGTGGCGACTTCACCGCAAACTCGGCGAAGGGGTTGCCACCTATCTCAGTCGTGAAAGGGGGTTGGTTGTGTACCTGCGAGCTCTCTCAAACTTAAGACTCAAGGCACGTTCTCCTGGAGGTGGGGCTTTATTAAAGATGTAAGGGCGTACGGCTGGGCGTTAGTAAGCTCATTTAAAAAGGACGCGACCACCAGTGGCAACATGGCCATCACCCGTTCGCATACGGTGAATTCGGGTGCGTTCTTGTATCTGAGAATACGTCACACTACAGCCCCTCCCCCGGAACGGAAAACGCCACACCTCCGGAGTGCCAGTACCCGATAGcaccatatagaaatatataaaaatagcacaaatcaaaacatgtaaaaatacaaaaaggactTAAAATACAAAAGACTAGTAAAATATCACAAATGTAGAAATATCACAATGCAATGCTCAGGAACTCTAAAAGACTGATTGTCCAGATTGTCAGGTTCGGAATGCATTTCCAGGACCCCACTACCACAAATGTTTTCGACGCTGAACATGCACTACACTTGGTCAGCTTCCTCGAGGTAGTCAACTTCGGTCGCTGGGATGTAAGGGCGTATCTGGTTAGCATGGACCCTGACAGCGCGATGGGGTGGTCGCAGGTCCAAAACATCATAACAAACAGGACCCAACCGCTTCTGTACACGGCAGGGACCAAGCCACCGATCACCCAAGGGTCCACGGTTCCCTAGAACCTTACGCAGGACTAGCGTGCCCTCCTCGTATGGTCCTGAGGTGCGTGCGGCACGGTCATACTGGGCCTTGTTGGTCTCATGCATCTTACGGCTCACCTCGACGCTAACCGGCGGGCGTCTGCAAGGCGACCCAGTATCAGGTCCGGTCCACAGTTTGTCGATTAGTCAGGCCCTTCCCAAAGAGCGCCATACGACCCATCAGTAAGTACAATGGCTGATCCCCCACGGCACGGTGGATGGCCGAGTTCAGGGCAAGGCGTACAGCAGGCAGATGAGTGGGCCACTGTGAGGGAGCCTGCCAAGCCAGTGCCGACAGCGCGTCCTTCACTGTCCGATTGGTGCGCTCCACCACCCCATTGGACTGGGGGTGATAGGCCACAATAAAAGAGTGTTTTACTTGCAGGGCCTCCAGAAGTGAGCGCCACTCGTCAGAGGAGAATTCCAAGCCATTGTCAGTTGTGGAGATGGTCAGGCGGCCCAAACAAAGTCACATAGTGGTCTACAAAAGCCTGCAGTACTCTGCTGGCTCTTTTGTCACACAGTGGGACCAACTGTATGAACCGCGTGTGGTGGTCCACGATAGAAAGCACATATCAGAACCCTGTTGCTGACCCCCGCAGGTCCATAAGGTCAGCTGACACTCTCACCAGTTGAGCCTCTGGCAGTGGATGCCCTTCCATCGGTGCGCGTCCTGCAACACCCTTGCACTGCTGGCATACATGGCAGCTAGCCACGTACTCCCTCACCCTGCGATGCATATTGGGGAAGTACCAGGCACCCTGAAGATTCTGGAAAGTACAATGGATCCCGGGATGGGTAGCAGTTGGAGGGCAGTGGGCATGTCGCAGCCCGTGGCTGGAGTGGTTGGGTACATAACCTGCCTCACAACCCGGTCAGGAAACGTCCGCAGGTAGTACAGtacaccctcctccacctcaaaGCTGGAGGGTGCAGCAGGCGGTCTCTTCCCAGGTACAGCCCGGTGTCCTTCTAGCCAACCCAGTAGGTCCTCACACTTGGGGTCCTGTAGCTGGTGCTCCCTCATCTGCACGGCTGTCATCCTAGTGAGTCTGGCTCTCACAGCAGCATCACGGGTCCTCCTGGGCCTGTTCTAATGGGCAAGACTGAGGTACATCACCTGCAGGTCATGAGAGATCAGGCACATGGTTGCCAGCCCCTGTCTTGTACTTCAACAAGAAGTCGTAGCCTCCAAGCTCATATGCATACCAGCTCAAGCGGGTGCTCTTTGTGCGCCTGGAAAATACCTCAACCAGAGGCTGGTGATCTGTCCGGACTTCAAACCATCGACCATAGACATATGGGTCAAGGCTCGGACAGCTTCTACCACAGCCAGCGCCTCCAGATCATAACAGCATAGCGGGTCTCAGCGTCTTTTCAGGGTGCGGGACCAGTAGGCGACAACATGTGGCACACCCGCTGAGTCGTGCTGAAGAAGAACGCCACCTAAAGCCTGTGTGCTGGCATCGCAGTGCACCTCAAGGGCTTGTTAAATTTTGGTAGACACAGCACTGGGTTCTTGACAAAGGTGTCCTTCAAAGCAGTGAAGGCCTGCTGAGCAGCATCTCCCCACTAAACTTCACCCCTTTTGGTGAGGGCTGTCAGGGGTTTAGCCATTGCTGCAAACCTCTGAATGTGGTGGCAAAAGAAACCACAGGCACCCAGGAAGCGGCGAACATCCTGCACAGTGCGAGGCCGCTTCATGTCAGCAATGGCAGAGTCTTCTCTGGGTTGGGCCTTACACCTTCGGGACCGACAAGAAAACCCAAGAGCTTCACCTCGTGCTTGGCAAACTCGCATTTCTCTAAGTTTAATTTCATTCCTGCTTCATGCAGAAGTGCTAGTGTCTCCTGCAGATGTTGCAGGTGTTCACTAAAATTCACAGATGCCACAACCTCATCATCCAGGTATGCGAGGGTGTGACGTCCACGACAGATGCCAAAACAACATTCATCGTCAGCTGGAACGTCGTTGGTGCAGTGGAGAGGCCAAAGGGAAGCCTCCGAAACTGCAGCAGTCGATGGCCGTCACTGAAAGCTGTCTTCTGGCGATCATCAGGGTGCACCGAGATAGCCCAATAAGCTGACTGGCTGTCCAGAACGGTGAACCAGGCACGCCCTGACAAAGAGTCCAGCATCTCGTCAATACGGGGAAGGGGGTGCGTGTCTGGTGTTGTCACCCAGTTCAGGCCCCGGTAGTCGACACAGAACCGGTGAGAACCATCCTTCTTTCGGACAAGTACCACTGGTGAAATCCAGGGGCTTGAGGATGGCTCGATGACACCTTGGGCCAGCATACAGTCACAGTCCATGCACAccacttccttcattttctgtgGAAGCCTCCACTGTCGCACACAAACTGGAGTGTCTCTCGTGGTGATGATGCGATGCTGCACCCCTGGTACGTGACCCACTGCCTGCTTGTCCCTGGAGAACAGAGTTGGGAACTAGTCTAGGACTTCACGTAGCTGCCCCTCCTGGTTTGCGGTTAGATGCCCGAGGGCTATGAGAAAGGGAGTACCAGCTACCTCAGTGCCACTAGTGCCCAAGCTTTCGGCAGCACAGGCAGCCCGCACTCATCATGCTGGAGAGCTTCATCAAGGGCGGGCGTGTCTGGGAACACAAAGAAgtcctcctcctcataccctaAGTCCAGACATGCTGCAGTACTATCGTAGTCATCGTCCAGGAATTCACCACAGTACACAAATTCACCCCCCCTGGGAACTCTTTGGACTCTTCAGGAGAGGCCGTGGCCATCAAGGGTTCTGCAGGGGTCTCACGAGTCACTGAGGTCGGGGCTGTGGCTACCAAATCCTCTGGTCCCAGGAAGGAAGCGTATCCCAGCATAGTTCCTGGACGAATCTTGCGTGGCTTCGGGTGTGGGTTAACAACCCACACGCTGGAACGGCGACCACGGACAGTCACCAGGGTGCGAGGAACAGTGAGGAGATCAGTGCCACTTTCAACTCTGGCAAGACACATGTCAACAGGGGAGCCACAGGTTACTGTGGCGGCCACAAACTTGCCCGACTTCGCCTCTACCACAGTCTCCTCAGCTACGTGGACAGGTGAGACAGCTAATGGTGAAGGGGACTGCGACAGCTCAAGAAACTCTACTGCTTCAGGTGTCTCGTCAGCTGCATCCTGGCAGGCAGGCACATGATAGCCCATTGAGCCCCCTCTGGTGAAAGTAAGTTTGCACCGGTATCCATCCAGTTCCACATAACTCGCGTCAGGAACACCATCCAGGATCATACGGACAGGGAAGCGGTGCAGGAGGTCCATACCTATCAATACATCACCAGGGAAGCGAAGGTTCTCCACGACGCAGGTCCGGTGGATGACAGTTGATTTCGGATTGATGGTGAAGGTAAGATCCGCTTCTGCTACAACAGGGACTGGCCAGCCTGAAACGCCCTGTAACGCCCTTAAACTAGCGTGCAGACGGACCCCAAGCATACATGTGACAGCCTCTTTCTTCACCATTGTCACTTCTGACCCTGTGTCCAAAAAACAGGAGAACGGCCTACCTCCCACCTCGAGGACTATCATGGGCTGTCCTATGAACCTCGGTTTCGGCTGAGTGGTCAGGTCCCGGTGTACTGGCATGGCCGCCCGCAAGCTGGAAGGTCCCCTCCAAGCGGCGTTGGCGAAAGGGACATGGAGCTCTAAGGTGGCCCATCTCACCACAGCTATAACACCGACCTTTCCTTGCCCGGCAATCATTGGTGTGATGGCCCTCCATTCGATGATAGTCACACCAGGAGCGTTGCCCATTTCCTACCCGGCGAGACCATCGGCGGGGTGATGTCGGTGTGGGGGTTCTGCCCTGGGTTGTGAAGGCCTAGGACCATCCTGTCACAGTGCCATGCTGGTGGCCACAGACTCGACATCTGTCCCCTTCTCAGGAGCCCGTGCACATCTGGTAGGGTATGTCTTGCCCCTACCACAGAGTCCCAGACAGACTGGCATTTCTCGGCCATCTTGCGGGTCGATAAGTCATGCCAGAGCAGCTGACCTCGAAGCCACTCAGGTAACCCTAATGCGCTGCATTAGACCCTCAGTATTCCCGATGTCCTGAGGATAGTCTCGCAGGCCCTGTTGTACTGCCAGCTCCACGGCACGGAAGAAGTCCAGAGGCCCCTGGCCTACTGCCATCCTTGCTTGGGCCAGCATATCATAAAAGTGTTGAGCCGTTGCTATACCCCGAAACTGGTCCCATAGCCGAGCCTTGAAACTCACCCAGTCCTGGATGCTGGTAAACACTGGGCTGTTCAACACTGACCAGGCATATCCGCTCACCTTGCTACGCGCCATGCGGATGTAAGCCTCGGAGGTGGCAGGCCGGGTTGCGAGCTCGATGCTGGAAATCCAGGACTCCACTGGATGCCCTGGGAGACTGGCGTCTCCCCACAAAAGACAGGGACCTCATCACGTCCGCTGGTCAGTGTGGAACAAGAGCAAGCACGATCACAGGGTTGAACTGGCCATGACTGGGATGAGGAGACCGGGGTGCCATCAGCTGCTGCAGGATGTGTTGGAGTGCTGATAGACAGGGGCTGTAGTACAGGCGCTGTATATTGCGGAGGTGGCCCATACTGTGTTGGCTGAGGCAGCACTGGAGGCCGGGGCTGGGTCGCAGCTTCAGTCCCTGACAAGGTGGGCGGTGATGGTGCTGACACGACAGCTGGTGTAGGAGTTACCATCTGCTGAGGTCCGGTAACGTCTCTCCCATCTCTGACGGGCTGGTTGTCTACTGCAGAGGTCAGGTACGAGGCCACAAATGCAGTAGACTGTGGGCCCACAGGCACTGATGGAGGCAGACGTGGCTGCTGTCCAGTAGCTTCCTCACGGCAGGTCTGGATGGTCGACAAAGAAGGTGGTAGCACAGCATCAGCGGCTGGCAAATTCTCATCGGCGACAGTGGAAGGCGTGGGCTGTTGACCTTTCAGGAGAGTAGCCAACACCTGAATCTGTGcctgcatctgcatctgcatctgtgCCTGCATGCGGGCCAGCTGGTCCCCACCTGTGCTCCCAACCAGTCCATAAGCCGTGCCTCCAATTGGGCCAGTTGCCTTTGCTGCATTTCTAGGCCAGCAGTCCCAGAATCAGACAGTGCCCCTCCCAAGGCCATAGCACTCCGAGCTGGTGCCAACCGTGGGTCTGGCCCTGGGGGTAGTTCGTCCTGGGGGCCTGCATCCTCCGGGGTCGGTGGTCGTGACCCTGGCTGTGACATCTTGCTGCGGGGCATGgcaggcagcacctgtggtctgT
This region of Penaeus monodon isolate SGIC_2016 unplaced genomic scaffold, NSTDA_Pmon_1 PmonScaffold_234, whole genome shotgun sequence genomic DNA includes:
- the LOC119570243 gene encoding mucin-2-like produces the protein MSQPGSRPPTPEDAGPQDELPPGPDPRLAPARSAMALGGALSDSGTAGLEMQQSTGGDQLARMQAQMQMQMQAQIQVLATLLKGQQPTPSTVADENLPAADAVLPPSLSTIQTCREEATGQQPRLPPSVPVGPQSTAFVASYLTSAVDNQPVRDGRDVTGPQQMVTPTPAVVSAPSPPTLSGTEAATQPRPPVLPQPTQYGPPPQYTAPVLQPLSISTPTHPAAADGTPVSSSQSWPVQPCDRACSCSTLTSGRDEVPVFCGETPVSQGIQWSPGFPASSSQPGLPPPRLTSAWRVASIQDWVSFKARLWDQFRGIATAQHFYDMLAQARMAVGQGPLDFFRAVELAVQQGLRDYPQDIGNTEGLMQRIRVT